In Eremothecium gossypii ATCC 10895 chromosome IV, complete sequence, the genomic stretch TTCATTCCTAAGAGACCCTAAGGGTCCTCGTTCTGAAATACTATATGATCCATGGCATGCTGTCGTGGAGCGATTGGTGCGTTATGTGGCACGAGTGCATATCAACGATATTGACGAGTATATGAAAGACGCAGAATTGGGGAATAGCCATTATACCCAGCCAGATAAGGCTTGAACTAAGAGAGGACCCGGACCTCATGAACTTGTGAATGATATGTGGCATTATTTACTTAAGAAATACTCACTAGATGTTGATGATATTTCATAGATGAACATTTCGTCTGATGGGTTGATGGATACTAGCTTCCGCGGATACGAAAAAGATACAGACTTGATAGATGACCTTTATTTGAATTAGGCTCGGAAGCATAATCCTTCAACCCATTGTTCATGAGGCAATTAAAATAGAAGTTCATTTCTTCAGATGATTCTCAGGCAACCAGGACTCATCGAGCTTAACTTTCTTAGGAGCCTTAGTTTTGGATACAACTCCTCTACGTTCTTTCTTGGAAGATCTAAAAATGAAGTAGGTAAAGTAACTTATGACACCGATCAGTACAGCTTGAATGGATAAGAACTTTGGGTTGAAAAATGACATGGGAGGTGGCAGTATTTTGATCCGCGATGGTGATGTACCAACTGCCATTAATTCCCCTTCCTTGAGAACAAAGACATTAGGTAACAAAAAGTAGTCCCCTTCATCGAGCTTCAAATTAATAGCTTGATTGAAAGAAACGCTTGTGTTCACATCCACCTCGATTTCACCAAGACTACTTCTGGTGATGTTCGCGACTTCATCGCCACTGCGGGCATTAATAATATTACCACCCACAGCGATTAACTTAACTGGCACTTCTTCGTTATTGGCAAAGTTAAAAGCTAGTGTGATATTCTCG encodes the following:
- the IRC22 gene encoding Irc22p (Syntenic homolog of Saccharomyces cerevisiae YEL001C (IRC22)) — translated: MKLSNLLLFANVGTLLVKATDENISPNEENTPRYAQFNIDYSVLDQPNYDPMAPMEFENGENITLAFNFANNEEVPVKLIAVGGNIINARSGDEVANITRSSLGEIEVDVNTSVSFNQAINLKLDEGDYFLLPNVFVLKEGELMAVGTSPSRIKILPPPMSFFNPKFLSIQAVLIGVISYFTYFIFRSSKKERRGVVSKTKAPKKVKLDESWLPENHLKK